The Chitinophagales bacterium DNA segment TTGAAAAATTAATGGAATCTTAGATTTATGGTGCTTTTCGACCAGACACTAAATAAAATCAGTAAGAGGTCCCAACAACTATTTCATCTTATTCACACTTCTTTATTGCTTTCCCTCCTCTGCTAATCAGCTTTTTGGTACTTTTGTAAATATTTTGACAACAAAAAATAATATCCCTTGAAAAAAATTAAATCTGCGCTTATATCTGTTTTTCATAAAGACGGATTAGAGCCTGTAATTGAGCAGCTAAAGAATTTGAATATTAGAATATATTCGACAGGAGGAACACAAAGTTTTATTGAAAAACAAGGTGCAAAGGTTTTGCCTGTTGAAGAATTGACCAGTTACCCCAGTATTTTGGGCGGAAGGGTAAAAACTTTACACCCAAAAGTATTTGGCGGCATTCTTTCCCGCAGGGACAATCAAGCGGATGTGGAAGTATTGGAAGAATACGAAATCCCTGAAATTGATTTGGTCATTGTGGATTTATATCCTTTTGAGCAAACTGTTGCTGCCGGGGGAACAGAGCAGGAAATTATTGAGAAAATAGATATTGGCGGCATTTCATTGATTCGTGCAGCGGCCAAAAATTTCAAGGATGTATTGGTAGTTGCATCCAGAAGTGAATATGCCAATTTGCTCGAGGTTTTGGATAATAATGATGGAGGCAGTTCTATTGATGAAAGAAAATCATTTGCCAAATCCGCTTTTGATATCAGCTCGCATTACGATACTGCAATTTTCAATTATTTCAGCGATAATGAGCAAGGCCATAAATTGAAGCTGAGCATGGACAATGCCAAGGTATTGCGCTATGGGGAAAACCCACATCAGCAAGGTTTGTACTTTGGCGAATTGGATGCTTTGTTTGAAAAATTAAACGGCAAGGAACTCTCCTACAATAATTTGGTGGATATTGATGCTGCATTGGCATTGATTCAGGAATTTAACGACACCACATTTGTAGTTATCAAACATACCAATGCCTGTGGCGTGGCCACAAGAGGTACACTTTTAGAGGCATGGAAAGATGCATTGGCAGGTGATCCTGTTTCTGCATTTGGCGGAATTTTGTCCTGCAATAGAAAAGTAGATGTGGCGACTGCCGAGGAAATCAGCAAATTGTTTTTTGAAGTACTGATTGCGCCAGATTATGAGCCGGAAGCACTTGAGCTTTTAACAGCCAAGAAAAACAGAATAGTACTGAAGCAAAAGCAAAAAGTAAATTACAAAAGGCAGGTAAAATCTTGCTTGAATGGCATGTTGGTTCAAGACTATGATGTGAAAAGAGAAACAGAAGCCGACCTAAAAACAGTCACCAAATTATCTCCCAACCAAGTGCAGGTAGATGATTTGTTGTTTGCAAATATTTTGGTGAAGCATTTGAAATCCAACACCATTGTGCTGGCAAAAGGAAGTCAGTTGCTTTCAATGGGCTGTGGGCAAACCTCCAGGGTAGATGCGCTCAAACAGGCCATTCACAAAGCAGAGGCCTTTGGCTTTGATCTTTCGGGTGCCGTAATGGCTTCCGATGCGTTTTTCCCTTTTCCTGATTGTGTGGAAATTGCTGCCGAGGCCGGAATAAAATCCGTGATTCAACCGGGAGGATCGGTAAAAGATCAATTATCTATTGATGCTTGTGATGAAAAGGGCTTGTCAATGGTATTCACAGGCACAAGGCATTTTAAACATTGACCAAAAAAAAGAAACATTTTTCTTATAAAGTCGTAGCTTAGTAAATTATGGGATTATTCAATTTTTTTAATAAGGAAATAGCCATCGATTTGGGCACAGCAAATACGCTGATCATTGCCGATGGCAAAGTTATAGTTGATGAGCCGTCTATTGTAGCTATCGACAGAACAACCAACCAGGTAATTGCCGTGGGCAAGAAAGCCATGCAGATGCATGAGAAAACCCACGAAAATATTAAAACAGTGCGTCCGCTGAAAGATGGTGTGATTGCAGATTTCAATGCTGCCGAAAATATGATCAAGGAAATGATCAAAATGATCTACAAAAAACCGCCTTTGATTTCTCCGCAATACACTATGGTCATTTGTATTCCTTCGGGAATTACTGAAGTAGAAAAACGCGCTGTAAAAGATTCGGCAGAACATTCCGGAGCACGCGAGGTCTATTTGATTTATGAACCGATGGCTGCGGCAATAGGTATTGGTATTGATGTGGAAGAACCGATGGGAAATATGATTATCGATATTGGTGGTGGAACTACTGAAATTGCTGTAATTGCTCTTTCTGGAATTGTCTGCGACCAATCCATCAGGGTTGCGGGTGATGAATTTACCCTTGACATTATTGATTTTATGAGGCGTCAGCACAATATGATGATTGGTGAAAGAACAGCTGAAAACATCAAGATAAATATTGGCTCGGCACTCACAGAACTGGAAAACCCACCGGATGATTACCCGGTAAACGGACGTGATTTGATGACGGGTATTCCCAAACAAATTTATATTTCCTATTCGGAAATTGCGCATGCAATAGATAAATCCATCTCAAAAATTGAGGAGGCAGTACTAAGGGGCTTGGAAAATACTCCTCCAGAACTTGCAGCAGATATATATAAAACCGGGCTGTACTTAACAGGAGGTGGTGCTCTGATCAGAGGACTTGACAAGCGTTTGTCGCAAAAAACAAAATTGCCGGTACATGTTGCAGATGATCCGCTTAGAGCAGTAGTGAGAGGAACAGGTCAGGCATTGAAAAATATAGGGAAGTTTTCATTCCTAATGGCTTAAGCCGGAAACTTAATGCTTCCGGATATGAAATTCTGATTTCTGAAAAAATAATAGAATACAATTTCAACCTGCTGAAAAACTTATTTTCAGGCGCTTATCAAAGATTATAATTTAACAATATGGCAGGAGTGATTTTTAAGTTGATTAAGCATGCGTAACTTATTTCTATTTATTGAGAGATACAGAACATTCCTGCTTTTTCTGCTTTTGGAAGGCTTTTGCTTCTTTTTGGTTATTAATTTTCACAGCTATCAGCGCAGCAGTTTTCTGAACAGCGCGAATTTTGTGACCGGCAATGTCTATAAAACTTATGACAATGCAATTTCTTACTTGTACCTAGGAAGGGTAAATGACAGTTTGCGGGTAGAAAATGCAAGACTTTACTCTCAATTGCCCAATGCCCATGGCAGAATTCCTGAACCTGAGAAAGAGATTTGTGAGTTTGATCCTCCACAGATATATAAATACATCAGCGCCAAAGTGATCAACAACAGTACCGATAAGGTCAACAATTATATCACCCTTGATATTGGCAGAAAAGACGGAATAGAAAAAAACATGGGCGTAATTGGTCCAAAAGGTGTAGTGGGGATAGTGACCAATGTTTCTGAAAATTTTGCTTCCGTAATGTCTGTTTTGCACAAAGACTGTCGCATCAGCGCCAAGATCAAACGATCAAATTATAGTGGCTCAGTGAGCTGGAATGCATACAGCAACAGGCAGGCAGAACTAATTGGAATACCTAACCATGTGGATATTGTGAAAGGAGACACCGTACTAAGCAGTGGATTTTCCTCTGTATTCCCTGAAGATGTTCCAATTGGAATTGTTGATGATTACAGCATTCCCAACGGAAGTAATTTTTATGATATAAAAATAAACCTCTTTACTGAATTCAGCCGATTGCACTATGTGTATGTCGTGAATTATTTATTTAAAAGTGAAAAAAAGAAATTAGAAGCACTCAATGATTAGACAATTGCTCCAGTTAATTGCCCTGTTTATTATGCAAGTATTGGTCATCAATAATCTTGAGCTAAGTGCGTATATCAATCCATACATCTATCCGCTCATCATTTTAAGCTTACCACTAAATACAGCGCGTACTACTATCTTGTTTTATGCTTTTGCAGTGGGACTTGCTATGGATTTTTTCTGCAATACTGCCGGAATGCATGCCGCTGCTATGCTCTGGTTGGCATATATGCGCCCCTTTATTTTTAAATCGCTTTCGCCCCGATCTAATATCAATGCCGAAGAAATGTTAAGTGTGAAAAGTATTGGGTTTACATCGTTTTTATACTACAGCCTGATTTTGATTTTTTTACACCACTTTTTATACTTTTTCCTGGAAGTATTCAGTTTCAATCAATTCTTCCATACACTGTTAAAAATCATACTAAGTACTTTCTTTTCAGCCTTATTGGTTATAATTACAGCTATACTCTTTGCCCCAAATAAACTTAGAACTTAAAGGTGGATCTGAACAAAAACAGAAAAATATTTATCCAGCTCTTTTTTGTAAGTGTGCTTGTAGCTTTTCTGGCAAAGTTGTTCTATCTACAGATTTATGACGATTCGTATAAAGACCTGGCCAGTCAGAATGTGATTCGAAAAATTACACTATATCCCAATCGAGGATTGATTTATGATAGGGAAGATCGCCTTATCGTACAAAATGATCCTGTTTATGATCTATATGTAATTCCACAGCAGGTGAGGAGCCTTGATACATTGAAATTTTGCAGATTGCTTTCTATAGAAAAAGAAGATTTTATTAAGCGGATGCAAAAAATCAGTGCATATTCGCGTTACAGGCCATCTATATTTTTAAAACAATTAACAGCTGAAGATTATACACAGTTTTTAGAGCATAATTTTGATTTTCCTGGTTTTTATGGAGAAATAAGAACAACGCGTAAATACCCCCATGCTTCTGCTGCACACATTCTGGGATATACAGGCGAAGTGAATAGAGCTTTGATAGAAAAAGAAAAGTATTATAAATCAGGTGACTATATCGGTATTAGCGGGCTGGAAAAACATTTTGAAAAAAGCTTAAGGGGTAAAAGGGGGAAAAAATTTATCCTGGTAGATGTGATGAATCGGGATAAAGGCCCTTTTAATGATGGTAATTTCGATACCACTGCAGTTTCAGGAGAAAAGCTATACACAACACTTGATATAAAACTTCAGCAATACGGTGAAAGTTTGATGCAAAATAAAAAAGGAAGCATTGTTGCTATAGAACCTGCGAGTGGTGAAGTATTGGCATTGGTAAGCAGTCCGAATTACAATCCAAATATTTTAACGGGAAGAGAGCGGGGCGAAGCCTTTAAAGCACTTCAAAAAGACACGCTTGACCCATTGTACAACAGAGCCTTAATGTCGAGCTATATGCCCGGTTCAATTTTTAAGATCATACAGGCATTAGTGGGGCAACAAATGGGCGTATTGAAACCAAGTACTGCTTTCTATTGCGATGGCAGTAAAATAGGGGATCATGTGACACCGGGATATTATGCGCTTTTTGAAGCTATAAAACAGTCGAGCAATCAATATTTTTACCTGGCTTTTAAAAAAATGATCAATCAAAATATTGCGGAATCAACTTTTGAAGATTCACGAATAGGATTGGATAAATGGAAAGAAATGGTAGTGAGTTTTGGTCTGGATCAAAAATTACCTATTGATTTTGGCAATACACGCAGCGGCTATATACCAGGATCTGATTATTATGATGGAATTTATGGCAAAGGCAGGTGGGCGTTTAGTACTATCTATTCCATTAGCATTGGCCAGGGAGAAGTAGAAATGACCCCTCTACAAATGGCCAATCTTTCAGCTATTGTTGCCAATAAAGGCTTTTATTATGTGCCGCATATGATTAGGGGTGTTTCGGAGCCGGGAATTATAGACACGCTATACACCACTAAAAGACATACTGTAGTTGATTCACAGTATTTTGATATTGTAATGGACGCGATGCAAGGTGTTTTGGAAGGAGAGGGAGGTACAGCACGGATGTCAAGAATTGAAGGGATTACCATTTGTGGTAAAACAGGGACTGTTGAAAATCCGCATGGTAAAGATCACTCTGTATTTATCGCTTTTGCCCCTCGAGAAGATCCCAAAATAGCCCTTGGGGTAATTGTAGAAAACTCTGGATATGGCTCAACATACGCAGCTCCTATATTGAGTCTTATGATTGAAAAGTATCTCAATGATACTATTTCCGATAAAAGAAAATGGCTCGAAAAAAGAATGTTGGAAGCTGATTTAATCAAACAAGAAGAATGAGAAGGGGTAGAGGCATATTGGATTTGGACTGGTTGACAGTATTGCTTTACTTGTCATTGGTGAGTATGGGCTGGTTGAGTATTTATGCTGTTGGTTATGGTGGAGAAGAAACCCAGATTTTTGATTTCTCTACCAATCATGGCAAGCAAATGGTTTGGATTGGCATTTCACTATTCCTCGCACTATTGATTCTCTTGATTGACAGTAAATTTTACATCACTTTTGCTTATGTTTTTTATGGGCTTTCAAT contains these protein-coding regions:
- the purH gene encoding bifunctional phosphoribosylaminoimidazolecarboxamide formyltransferase/IMP cyclohydrolase; this encodes MKKIKSALISVFHKDGLEPVIEQLKNLNIRIYSTGGTQSFIEKQGAKVLPVEELTSYPSILGGRVKTLHPKVFGGILSRRDNQADVEVLEEYEIPEIDLVIVDLYPFEQTVAAGGTEQEIIEKIDIGGISLIRAAAKNFKDVLVVASRSEYANLLEVLDNNDGGSSIDERKSFAKSAFDISSHYDTAIFNYFSDNEQGHKLKLSMDNAKVLRYGENPHQQGLYFGELDALFEKLNGKELSYNNLVDIDAALALIQEFNDTTFVVIKHTNACGVATRGTLLEAWKDALAGDPVSAFGGILSCNRKVDVATAEEISKLFFEVLIAPDYEPEALELLTAKKNRIVLKQKQKVNYKRQVKSCLNGMLVQDYDVKRETEADLKTVTKLSPNQVQVDDLLFANILVKHLKSNTIVLAKGSQLLSMGCGQTSRVDALKQAIHKAEAFGFDLSGAVMASDAFFPFPDCVEIAAEAGIKSVIQPGGSVKDQLSIDACDEKGLSMVFTGTRHFKH
- the mrdA gene encoding penicillin-binding protein 2, encoding MDLNKNRKIFIQLFFVSVLVAFLAKLFYLQIYDDSYKDLASQNVIRKITLYPNRGLIYDREDRLIVQNDPVYDLYVIPQQVRSLDTLKFCRLLSIEKEDFIKRMQKISAYSRYRPSIFLKQLTAEDYTQFLEHNFDFPGFYGEIRTTRKYPHASAAHILGYTGEVNRALIEKEKYYKSGDYIGISGLEKHFEKSLRGKRGKKFILVDVMNRDKGPFNDGNFDTTAVSGEKLYTTLDIKLQQYGESLMQNKKGSIVAIEPASGEVLALVSSPNYNPNILTGRERGEAFKALQKDTLDPLYNRALMSSYMPGSIFKIIQALVGQQMGVLKPSTAFYCDGSKIGDHVTPGYYALFEAIKQSSNQYFYLAFKKMINQNIAESTFEDSRIGLDKWKEMVVSFGLDQKLPIDFGNTRSGYIPGSDYYDGIYGKGRWAFSTIYSISIGQGEVEMTPLQMANLSAIVANKGFYYVPHMIRGVSEPGIIDTLYTTKRHTVVDSQYFDIVMDAMQGVLEGEGGTARMSRIEGITICGKTGTVENPHGKDHSVFIAFAPREDPKIALGVIVENSGYGSTYAAPILSLMIEKYLNDTISDKRKWLEKRMLEADLIKQEE
- a CDS encoding rod shape-determining protein gives rise to the protein MGLFNFFNKEIAIDLGTANTLIIADGKVIVDEPSIVAIDRTTNQVIAVGKKAMQMHEKTHENIKTVRPLKDGVIADFNAAENMIKEMIKMIYKKPPLISPQYTMVICIPSGITEVEKRAVKDSAEHSGAREVYLIYEPMAAAIGIGIDVEEPMGNMIIDIGGGTTEIAVIALSGIVCDQSIRVAGDEFTLDIIDFMRRQHNMMIGERTAENIKINIGSALTELENPPDDYPVNGRDLMTGIPKQIYISYSEIAHAIDKSISKIEEAVLRGLENTPPELAADIYKTGLYLTGGGALIRGLDKRLSQKTKLPVHVADDPLRAVVRGTGQALKNIGKFSFLMA
- the mreC gene encoding rod shape-determining protein MreC, whose protein sequence is MRNLFLFIERYRTFLLFLLLEGFCFFLVINFHSYQRSSFLNSANFVTGNVYKTYDNAISYLYLGRVNDSLRVENARLYSQLPNAHGRIPEPEKEICEFDPPQIYKYISAKVINNSTDKVNNYITLDIGRKDGIEKNMGVIGPKGVVGIVTNVSENFASVMSVLHKDCRISAKIKRSNYSGSVSWNAYSNRQAELIGIPNHVDIVKGDTVLSSGFSSVFPEDVPIGIVDDYSIPNGSNFYDIKINLFTEFSRLHYVYVVNYLFKSEKKKLEALND
- the mreD gene encoding rod shape-determining protein MreD, which translates into the protein MIRQLLQLIALFIMQVLVINNLELSAYINPYIYPLIILSLPLNTARTTILFYAFAVGLAMDFFCNTAGMHAAAMLWLAYMRPFIFKSLSPRSNINAEEMLSVKSIGFTSFLYYSLILIFLHHFLYFFLEVFSFNQFFHTLLKIILSTFFSALLVIITAILFAPNKLRT